One region of Herpetosiphonaceae bacterium genomic DNA includes:
- a CDS encoding MBL fold metallo-hydrolase: MVVRLIGNLYVVSGDKLTHPWDASAYLLAGDEPTLIDCGSTEGYAALRSNLAELGYQPRDIRRVIATHGHWDHISAMNLLREESDAQLLLHPADRQPVESGDWDATSAFLYDRPFPPTRVDRLLHDGDVLDVCGYRMHVYHTPGHSPGCVSFWLEINGLKVLIAGDTLWGAFHTRLRSNIDDWTASLDRLLKLDFDVATIGHCPPTLIFDAKTKVREARQQLGVLFDPWFKPFNVKFMYRGL, from the coding sequence ATGGTAGTACGACTGATCGGCAATCTCTACGTCGTCTCCGGCGACAAGCTAACCCATCCGTGGGACGCCAGCGCCTATCTGCTGGCCGGAGACGAGCCCACCCTGATCGACTGTGGGAGCACCGAGGGCTACGCGGCGCTCAGGAGCAATCTTGCGGAGCTGGGCTACCAGCCGCGCGACATTCGCCGCGTGATCGCCACGCACGGCCACTGGGATCATATCTCGGCGATGAATCTGCTGCGCGAGGAGAGCGACGCACAGCTCTTGTTGCACCCTGCCGATCGCCAGCCCGTCGAGAGCGGCGACTGGGATGCGACCTCGGCGTTTTTGTACGATCGTCCGTTTCCGCCGACGCGCGTCGATCGGCTGCTCCACGACGGCGATGTGCTGGACGTGTGCGGCTACCGCATGCATGTCTATCACACGCCGGGCCACTCGCCGGGCTGCGTCTCGTTCTGGCTGGAGATCAACGGCCTCAAAGTCTTGATCGCGGGCGATACCCTCTGGGGCGCGTTTCACACCCGGCTGCGCTCGAACATCGACGACTGGACCGCCTCGCTCGACCGGCTGCTCAAGCTGGACTTCGATGTCGCCACGATCGGCCACTGCCCGCCGACGCTGATCTTCGACGCCAAGACCAAGGTGCGCGAGGCCCGGCAGCAGTTGGGCGTGCTCTTCGATCCCTGGTTCAAGCCCTTCAACGTCAAGTTTATGTATCGTGGATTATAA